The Desulfomicrobium apsheronum genome includes a region encoding these proteins:
- a CDS encoding MBL fold metallo-hydrolase RNA specificity domain-containing protein, producing the protein MKITFLGAARTVTGSCYVLECEHARFAIDCGMHQGNRSIEGRNWDENGMYRPESLDFILLTHAHIDHSGLLPRLVSQGFKGSVYTTAPTKDLLGIMLEDSARIQETEAQWRSTKKQRVGAPPVEPLYKVEDAQKALRQLKTQEYNQVFEPAPGIRVIFNDAGHILGSAFIELWVKEGDEETKLVFSGDLGRPNQLLVPNPQTVETADFLFLESTYGARNHKNETQSRQELAEAIAYSYERGEKVIIPAFAVERTQELLYSFHLLHQEGLLPDDMPVYVDSPLAIKATEIFRRHWDYYDQETKELVRDGKNPLELPNLRFTLTPDESRAINVSQEPAIVIAGSGMANAGRIKHHLRHNIWKPGASIVFVGFQAEGTPGRRIVDGAKSIRILGEELSVKAKVFTIGGFSGHAGQTQILDWLSHFRNPEVQVYLVHGEHSGQKVLAELIREKFKLTVHIPDYLDECLLEKGGRFELTARPTLAAPRIDWEYLLEETAGKLAQVQDRVEYLQRIGMTNQVEIRGSLLAINSRFSSILSELMFEQKQKPKQD; encoded by the coding sequence ATGAAGATAACTTTTCTTGGCGCGGCTCGCACCGTGACAGGCTCTTGTTATGTGCTCGAATGCGAGCACGCCCGATTCGCCATAGATTGCGGCATGCATCAGGGCAACAGGAGCATCGAGGGACGCAACTGGGACGAGAACGGCATGTATCGTCCCGAATCCCTGGATTTCATCCTGCTCACGCATGCGCACATCGATCACTCCGGCCTGCTTCCGCGCCTGGTCTCCCAGGGCTTCAAGGGCTCGGTCTACACCACGGCCCCGACCAAGGACCTGCTTGGGATCATGCTCGAAGACAGCGCCCGCATCCAGGAGACGGAAGCCCAATGGCGCAGCACCAAGAAGCAGCGGGTCGGCGCTCCGCCGGTGGAGCCGCTCTACAAGGTGGAGGATGCCCAGAAAGCCCTCCGGCAGCTGAAGACCCAGGAGTACAATCAGGTCTTTGAGCCGGCCCCGGGCATCCGCGTGATCTTCAACGACGCCGGACATATTCTGGGATCGGCGTTCATCGAATTGTGGGTCAAGGAAGGGGACGAGGAGACCAAGCTGGTTTTCTCCGGCGATCTCGGGCGTCCCAACCAGCTGCTGGTGCCCAACCCCCAGACCGTGGAGACGGCGGACTTTCTTTTTCTGGAATCGACCTACGGCGCGCGCAATCACAAGAACGAGACCCAGAGCAGGCAGGAACTGGCCGAGGCCATCGCCTACAGCTATGAACGCGGGGAAAAGGTCATCATTCCGGCATTTGCCGTGGAACGCACCCAGGAGCTGCTCTACAGTTTTCATCTTCTGCACCAGGAAGGTCTGCTGCCGGACGACATGCCCGTCTATGTGGACAGCCCCCTGGCCATCAAGGCCACGGAGATTTTTCGGCGTCACTGGGACTACTACGACCAGGAGACCAAGGAACTGGTCAGGGATGGCAAGAATCCGCTGGAGCTGCCCAACCTGCGTTTCACCCTGACCCCCGACGAGTCGCGGGCCATCAACGTGTCCCAGGAACCGGCCATCGTCATCGCCGGCAGCGGCATGGCCAACGCCGGGCGCATCAAGCACCATTTGCGTCACAACATCTGGAAACCGGGCGCGTCCATAGTTTTCGTGGGCTTCCAGGCCGAAGGCACGCCGGGCCGCCGCATCGTCGACGGAGCCAAGAGCATCCGGATTCTGGGGGAGGAGCTGTCGGTCAAGGCCAAGGTCTTCACCATCGGCGGTTTTTCGGGCCATGCCGGGCAGACCCAGATCCTGGATTGGCTGTCTCATTTCCGCAACCCCGAGGTGCAGGTCTATCTGGTTCACGGCGAGCATTCGGGGCAAAAGGTCCTGGCCGAACTGATCCGGGAGAAATTCAAGCTGACCGTGCACATTCCGGACTATTTGGATGAATGTCTGCTCGAAAAGGGCGGGCGCTTCGAGCTGACCGCACGCCCGACCCTGGCCGCTCCGCGCATCGACTGGGAGTACCTGCTGGAGGAGACCGCCGGAAAGCTGGCCCAGGTTCAGGACCGGGTCGAATACCTGCAGCGCATAGGCATGACCAACCAGGTCGAGATTCGCGGCAGCCTGCTGGCCATCAACTCGCGTTTCAGCTCCATCCTGTCGGAGCTGATGTTTGAACAGAAGCAAAAGCCCAAGCAGGACTAG
- a CDS encoding HDOD domain-containing protein, with the protein MINLDKLSDRDLPPLKPMVLRLWQLLNAQNTRLQEIVEAMSAEPVLCARIMAISNSPLYRGLEEINSPQKALVRLGLNEVKGIVYYLTLSDSVRKNAFPPSFSVRKFWTHSLSTALLCKKLAQFYPHLFPMTPEEQDSTYLAGLLHDIGYVVMASLLPGEFTTMTKLWEAGGNPPLEIEDELFGVSHPILSAKALKLWKFPKNVQLAVYAHHRAISDDSPPPAIMLLKLADYLATETGYHFNPMFTAELKRLTIPVFLLENDFQPVIEEVALKVEMLVSQAFD; encoded by the coding sequence ATGATCAATCTGGACAAACTCAGCGACCGCGACCTGCCTCCCTTGAAACCCATGGTCCTCAGGCTGTGGCAGCTCCTGAACGCCCAGAATACACGCCTGCAGGAAATCGTCGAGGCCATGAGCGCGGAACCGGTGCTCTGCGCCCGGATCATGGCCATCTCCAACTCGCCCTTGTACCGGGGGCTGGAGGAAATCAACAGCCCGCAAAAGGCGCTGGTCCGGCTGGGCTTAAACGAGGTCAAAGGAATCGTCTACTATTTGACCCTCTCCGATTCCGTGCGCAAAAACGCCTTTCCGCCCTCGTTCTCGGTGCGCAAATTCTGGACACACAGCCTGAGCACCGCGCTATTGTGCAAAAAACTGGCCCAGTTCTATCCACACCTTTTCCCCATGACCCCGGAGGAGCAGGACAGCACCTACCTGGCCGGACTGCTGCATGACATCGGCTACGTAGTCATGGCCTCTCTGCTGCCGGGGGAATTCACGACCATGACCAAACTCTGGGAAGCGGGAGGGAATCCGCCCCTTGAGATCGAGGATGAACTCTTCGGCGTCAGCCACCCCATCCTGAGCGCCAAGGCGCTCAAATTGTGGAAATTTCCGAAAAATGTCCAGCTTGCGGTATATGCCCACCACCGCGCCATTTCCGACGATTCCCCACCGCCGGCCATCATGCTCCTGAAGCTCGCCGATTATCTGGCCACGGAGACGGGGTACCATTTCAATCCCATGTTTACGGCTGAACTCAAACGCCTGACCATTCCCGTCTTCCTCCTGGAGAACGACTTCCAGCCGGTGATCGAGGAAGTGGCGCTGAAAGTGGAGATGCTGGTCAGCCAGGCCTTCGATTGA
- a CDS encoding response regulator: MSTSPLEKDRFRFLVVEPDEDLAREMMIVLERLDVQVDHERGHLKALAVSEDTEYDCLLVASRGIDISGLELCALVRARETRRSLAPAYIILVGPEEDLVTVFTSADDIDDYMLGTWMDLELEWKIKRGLRAMSVCRDFGASRLLDTETGLLTPEGLRTFLLEEVNRIGRREGWLSMSILAVPGLGGLRVSYGEAWLEWFRDGIWSSLRRQLRNYDRLASMNNGFLCLISPDLNEEGTRFLLARLASVISEYQFQENTEPSTHVSLAARYLCVRVRGDYRQFGRTGDVLWGWLREKMTEPMSEGIMGYTGTVDLNLQVALTLAPKD; the protein is encoded by the coding sequence ATGAGTACATCCCCCCTGGAAAAAGACCGGTTTCGATTTCTGGTCGTCGAACCGGATGAGGACCTCGCACGGGAAATGATGATCGTGCTTGAACGGCTTGATGTGCAGGTCGACCATGAGCGCGGCCACCTCAAGGCCCTGGCCGTGAGCGAGGACACCGAATACGATTGCCTGCTGGTCGCCTCTCGCGGCATCGACATCTCGGGCCTGGAACTCTGCGCCCTGGTGCGGGCCCGTGAGACCCGGCGTTCCCTGGCTCCCGCCTACATCATCCTGGTTGGCCCTGAAGAGGATCTGGTAACTGTCTTCACCAGCGCCGACGACATCGATGACTACATGCTCGGAACATGGATGGATCTTGAACTCGAATGGAAGATCAAGCGCGGCCTGCGCGCCATGTCCGTGTGTCGCGACTTCGGAGCGTCCCGGCTTCTTGACACCGAGACCGGCCTTTTGACCCCGGAAGGATTGCGCACGTTCCTCCTTGAGGAGGTCAATCGCATCGGCCGCAGAGAGGGCTGGCTTTCCATGAGCATTCTTGCCGTGCCGGGCCTTGGCGGCCTGCGCGTCAGCTATGGGGAGGCCTGGCTGGAATGGTTCAGGGACGGGATCTGGTCGTCGCTCAGAAGGCAGCTGCGCAATTATGACCGTCTGGCATCCATGAACAACGGTTTTCTGTGCCTCATTTCTCCCGACCTCAACGAGGAGGGGACGCGCTTTCTTCTGGCGCGTCTGGCCTCGGTCATCAGCGAGTACCAATTTCAGGAAAACACGGAACCATCAACTCACGTTTCCCTGGCGGCGCGTTATCTGTGCGTGCGCGTGCGCGGGGACTACAGGCAGTTCGGGCGTACCGGCGATGTGCTGTGGGGCTGGCTGCGCGAGAAGATGACCGAACCCATGTCCGAGGGGATCATGGGTTACACCGGCACCGTGGATCTCAACCTTCAGGTCGCGCTGACGCTCGCCCCCAAGGACTGA
- a CDS encoding Smr/MutS family protein, with amino-acid sequence MHNPFKSLDKDPSLRSRLKKKPSRGKAAPSNAASRDDKARDHTSEEDLFLHAFSDVQPLTKGGRDIAEKPRPREVVPPEPPSFARLLEENIEFDMEYTHEFITGQVRGLDAKIFRKLKNGEFSMQGHLDLHGMNTDQAKIAVIDFLRRSYMEGKRCVLLIPGRGRNSPMGQGVLRQELTNWLTQAPLKRIILAFTTALPKHGGSGAVYLLLRQVRKDQGKIAWENIFTDLDG; translated from the coding sequence ATGCATAATCCATTCAAATCACTAGATAAAGACCCGTCACTGCGGTCCCGGCTCAAAAAAAAGCCCTCCCGTGGAAAAGCCGCGCCGTCCAACGCCGCGAGCCGTGACGACAAAGCCAGGGATCACACGTCCGAGGAAGACCTGTTTCTGCATGCCTTCTCCGACGTCCAGCCCCTGACCAAGGGCGGCCGCGATATCGCGGAAAAACCCAGACCCAGGGAAGTCGTCCCGCCGGAACCGCCCTCCTTTGCCCGCCTGCTGGAAGAAAACATCGAATTCGACATGGAGTACACCCACGAATTCATCACGGGACAGGTCCGAGGGCTGGATGCCAAGATTTTCCGCAAGCTCAAAAACGGGGAATTCAGCATGCAGGGACACCTCGACCTGCACGGCATGAACACGGACCAGGCAAAAATCGCGGTGATTGACTTTTTGCGGCGAAGCTACATGGAAGGCAAACGCTGCGTGCTGCTCATCCCCGGGCGGGGACGCAATTCGCCCATGGGTCAGGGAGTGCTGCGACAGGAGCTGACCAACTGGCTGACCCAGGCCCCGCTCAAGCGGATCATCCTGGCCTTCACCACCGCGCTGCCCAAACATGGCGGAAGCGGGGCGGTCTACCTGCTCCTGCGTCAGGTGCGCAAGGACCAGGGCAAGATCGCCTGGGAAAACATCTTTACAGACCTTGACGGCTGA
- the ftsY gene encoding signal recognition particle-docking protein FtsY, which yields MGFFSRIKKLWGADGEPRDEAISPQAPEQASDQPLEQTPEQAPTQTPLAAPTIPEIEEEPEAQPPHADSPPPAPPEPEHEAQPAARADAPGVDTEARKESGWRRLFGLGGKTEEKAPAAESAPREEPRPAPAAEMLFQEKPVARDELAPWQKSLQQALGEAEPKLSTWMVHILDGVTRRGDVLWERLRFLFAQLEVPAEEAQDFIRRFDKWLLDMEYDHVDEFRSELQYRMALALELEDEEDERNRLFLKLSAGLGKTREQLTMRIDQLLSMTGKYDDAFWEELEEILLMADVGVNATQELSKRLRPKLRQAAERDAATFKTLMKEELASVFIEPKTPKIPQLPEVVLMIGVNGAGKTTTIAKLAHRAQMQGRKVLVAAGDTFRAAAIEQLQVWSKRVGAGFYAKAHGSDPAAVAFEAVEYAMREGYDLVFVDTAGRLQTKHNLMEELKKINRVLGKKLEGAPHRTILVLDSTTGQNALSQVKLFSQASPVDEIVLTKLDGTAKGGIIVAIALEFKIPISFVGLGEKMEDLRPFSGQEFASALFD from the coding sequence ATGGGCTTTTTCTCACGCATAAAAAAACTCTGGGGAGCCGATGGCGAACCCCGGGACGAGGCGATATCGCCCCAGGCTCCTGAACAGGCTTCTGACCAGCCTCTGGAGCAGACTCCCGAACAGGCTCCCACACAGACTCCCTTGGCCGCGCCCACGATCCCGGAAATTGAAGAAGAACCCGAGGCGCAACCCCCGCACGCGGACAGTCCCCCCCCTGCCCCGCCCGAACCGGAGCACGAGGCCCAGCCCGCCGCAAGAGCGGACGCGCCCGGCGTGGACACCGAGGCACGCAAGGAAAGCGGATGGCGCAGACTGTTCGGACTGGGCGGCAAGACCGAAGAAAAGGCGCCCGCCGCTGAAAGCGCGCCCCGGGAAGAACCCAGGCCCGCTCCTGCCGCCGAAATGCTCTTCCAGGAGAAACCAGTCGCCAGGGACGAGCTTGCGCCCTGGCAGAAATCCCTGCAACAGGCCCTGGGCGAAGCAGAGCCGAAACTCTCGACCTGGATGGTTCATATCCTGGACGGAGTGACCAGGCGCGGCGATGTCCTGTGGGAGCGGCTCAGGTTTCTTTTTGCCCAGCTCGAAGTGCCGGCCGAGGAAGCGCAGGACTTCATCCGCCGCTTCGATAAATGGCTCCTGGACATGGAGTACGACCATGTCGACGAGTTCCGCTCCGAGTTGCAGTACCGCATGGCCCTGGCCCTGGAGCTTGAAGACGAGGAAGACGAGCGCAACAGACTTTTCCTGAAGCTCTCTGCGGGCCTTGGCAAGACCCGCGAACAGCTCACCATGCGCATCGACCAGCTCCTGTCCATGACCGGTAAATACGACGACGCGTTCTGGGAGGAACTGGAAGAAATCCTGCTCATGGCCGACGTGGGCGTAAACGCCACCCAGGAACTTTCAAAGCGCCTGCGGCCCAAGCTGCGCCAGGCCGCTGAAAGGGACGCGGCAACCTTCAAGACCCTCATGAAGGAAGAGCTGGCCTCCGTCTTCATCGAACCCAAGACGCCAAAGATCCCCCAGCTCCCGGAAGTGGTGCTCATGATCGGCGTCAACGGCGCGGGCAAGACCACCACCATCGCCAAGCTGGCCCATCGCGCCCAGATGCAGGGCCGCAAGGTCCTGGTCGCGGCCGGGGACACGTTCCGCGCGGCGGCCATCGAACAGCTCCAGGTCTGGTCCAAGCGGGTCGGAGCCGGGTTCTACGCCAAGGCGCACGGCAGCGATCCGGCAGCCGTTGCCTTTGAAGCCGTGGAATATGCCATGCGGGAAGGGTACGATCTGGTCTTTGTGGATACGGCCGGACGCCTGCAAACCAAGCACAATCTCATGGAAGAGCTCAAAAAAATAAACAGGGTCCTGGGCAAGAAGCTTGAAGGCGCGCCGCACCGCACCATCCTGGTGCTGGACTCGACCACCGGCCAGAACGCCCTGTCCCAGGTCAAGCTCTTTTCCCAGGCATCGCCCGTGGACGAGATCGTGCTGACCAAGCTGGAC